From the genome of Fibrobacter sp. UWB15, one region includes:
- a CDS encoding metallophosphoesterase: protein MIAFLFILLIGLVLIYINVSSVAKGKTGKIIGAAVLFVLFLGMFLRSTLIGSLIVTFFAVWLPNSLILYIPWTLYRIGYYFTQPHHLSRHLVRRVSRYLLGITCAFTFIFIGYGMQHNDDYKTNLLTIDLPSQYTENFTAIFFSDIHVDPLFKAQKLERFIAQVDSIKPDYLLFGGDLADITTEKMDHAGYDSLFKKLTAGAKVAAVAINGNHEAFMANSDNSPEEWMRKVGFVVLDDSTACLGNVCFTGRTDFTVARSRDTERKPLSELIPDSIKIVEHVKDSTDSLADSTRTVAAAPAITYDTIPLYRPWILLDHQPKGIEKTHAGRLPDFALSGHTHNGQFFPVTFLIDFVWKIAYGKGALSGVLWLVSSGFDCWGPPVRLGSDSEIWVIKFKAKEADSSDQ from the coding sequence ATGATTGCCTTTCTATTTATACTGCTTATAGGCCTTGTGCTGATTTATATTAACGTGAGCAGCGTCGCCAAGGGAAAAACGGGTAAAATTATCGGTGCCGCAGTGCTGTTCGTGCTCTTTTTGGGCATGTTCTTGCGCTCTACGCTTATCGGAAGTTTGATTGTCACCTTTTTTGCGGTTTGGCTCCCGAACTCTCTAATTCTTTACATTCCCTGGACGCTCTACAGAATCGGTTACTACTTTACGCAACCGCATCACTTGAGCCGCCACCTGGTACGCCGCGTAAGCCGCTACCTGCTCGGAATCACATGCGCATTCACGTTCATATTCATCGGCTACGGCATGCAGCACAATGACGATTACAAAACGAACTTGCTCACTATCGATTTGCCGAGCCAGTATACCGAAAACTTCACCGCGATATTCTTTAGCGACATTCACGTAGACCCGCTGTTCAAAGCCCAAAAGCTTGAACGCTTTATTGCACAGGTCGATTCTATTAAGCCCGACTACTTGTTATTCGGCGGTGACCTCGCAGATATTACCACCGAAAAGATGGACCACGCGGGTTACGATAGTTTGTTCAAAAAACTGACCGCCGGAGCGAAAGTGGCGGCAGTTGCCATCAACGGAAATCACGAAGCGTTCATGGCGAACTCGGACAACAGCCCCGAAGAATGGATGCGCAAGGTAGGCTTCGTGGTGCTCGACGATTCTACCGCATGCCTCGGCAATGTCTGCTTTACGGGCCGCACCGACTTTACGGTTGCCCGCAGCAGGGACACCGAACGCAAGCCGCTTAGCGAACTCATTCCCGATTCTATAAAGATCGTGGAACACGTAAAAGATTCTACGGACTCGCTCGCAGATTCTACAAGGACAGTTGCCGCCGCCCCTGCAATTACTTACGACACGATTCCGCTTTACCGCCCGTGGATTCTCTTGGACCACCAGCCCAAGGGAATCGAAAAAACGCATGCCGGCAGACTCCCGGACTTCGCGCTTTCGGGCCACACGCATAACGGCCAATTCTTCCCGGTCACCTTTCTTATCGACTTCGTGTGGAAAATCGCCTATGGCAAGGGCGCACTCAGCGGCGTGCTCTGGCTCGTGAGTTCCGGCTTCGATTGCTGGGGCCCGCCTGTGCGCCTAGGGAGCGACTCCGAAATCTGGGTGATTAAATTCAAGGCGAAAGAAGCCGATTCAAGCGATCAATAA
- a CDS encoding DNA polymerase III subunit beta, with product MALCIESDHLEKVQRILALHFEGLEVWAHGARVTGVDLTPDTELELVVISDSPLSFEAMTAVEKAFVDSGLPFRVDVMDWAKLPESLQKQIKKEHDVVQAAAES from the coding sequence ATGGCTTTATGTATTGAATCTGATCATTTGGAAAAGGTCCAGAGGATCTTGGCCCTCCATTTCGAGGGGCTGGAAGTTTGGGCGCATGGAGCCCGCGTGACGGGGGTGGATCTCACGCCCGATACGGAACTGGAGTTGGTGGTTATTTCAGACAGTCCCCTTTCTTTCGAGGCGATGACCGCCGTCGAAAAGGCTTTTGTCGATAGCGGACTCCCGTTCCGGGTCGATGTCATGGACTGGGCTAAGCTCCCCGAATCTCTCCAAAAACAAATCAAGAAAGAACACGACGTGGTTCAAGCCGCTGCGGAATCCTAG
- a CDS encoding penicillin-binding protein activator: MKRLLPFALVAMLAAFAFAQDEIREAKNLIQNGQCAEAIAPLQKVYKSSFRKSSGEKAAVMLTECYLREHKRDEALKLSSRFLEYYVNTIYRERMELANAIVLVEKGSVYEGVEAMLRILAYSKNPAARSRTKDVAIQTLAASLLTADQLQALLEKYPVDKDIVGWMQLQIGRECQNSKRYKAARYWYKKVIAGGVAENLSNTAEKGLESLEDRGAGMPTVLVLAPLSGDYAEFGAAAIQGVILAQEKAGLKGKVNLRVADTRADAAQALLRTQQAINQDSIVAVIGPIMSAPAATVAAWLGSNFQHIPMLTPTATDDGIAKMGPNIFQVNITMDNLAKSIADFATKCLNIREYAILSPLGGYGASMSQSFTTAVERRGGSVIAFRNYEEGRPDYKTEFSLLRDVRFKQLNRRQNIARGASDLDAVNAKERRFYMQDSTFNIPGIFIPATNPGDAGLMAGQVAFNKISGTLLGASGWYGRELLIQGKRQVDSSYFSVPAMDMGGNNDGLKKFVSDFKERWGAEPGEDRVSGLSYDAANIVFNSMAKNPNSLTNLINYTANFQGVYGEIKFKRGMNMNTKIVTVNKGKFETVEGCPAK; encoded by the coding sequence ATGAAACGTCTTTTACCCTTTGCTTTGGTGGCAATGCTTGCCGCTTTCGCTTTTGCCCAGGACGAAATTCGTGAGGCAAAGAACTTAATCCAGAACGGCCAGTGCGCCGAGGCGATTGCCCCGCTCCAGAAGGTCTACAAGTCCAGCTTCCGCAAATCCTCGGGCGAAAAGGCCGCCGTGATGCTCACGGAATGCTACTTGCGCGAACACAAGCGCGACGAAGCCTTGAAGCTTTCTTCCCGATTCCTGGAATACTACGTGAACACGATTTACCGCGAACGCATGGAACTGGCTAACGCGATCGTGCTGGTCGAAAAGGGTAGCGTTTACGAAGGTGTAGAAGCCATGCTCCGCATTCTGGCCTACTCCAAGAATCCGGCTGCCCGCAGCCGCACCAAGGATGTCGCCATCCAGACGTTGGCCGCCTCTCTCTTGACCGCCGACCAGTTGCAGGCCCTTTTGGAAAAGTACCCGGTCGATAAGGACATTGTGGGCTGGATGCAGCTGCAGATCGGCCGCGAATGCCAGAATTCCAAGCGCTACAAAGCCGCCCGTTACTGGTACAAGAAGGTGATTGCAGGTGGGGTAGCCGAAAACCTCTCCAACACTGCCGAGAAGGGACTTGAATCTTTGGAAGACCGCGGCGCCGGTATGCCGACGGTCTTGGTGCTCGCCCCCCTTTCGGGCGACTATGCCGAATTTGGCGCGGCGGCTATCCAGGGCGTGATTCTCGCCCAAGAAAAAGCCGGACTCAAGGGCAAGGTGAACCTGCGCGTGGCCGATACCCGTGCTGACGCCGCCCAGGCGCTTTTGCGTACGCAGCAGGCCATTAACCAGGATAGCATTGTGGCTGTTATCGGCCCCATTATGAGTGCCCCGGCTGCGACCGTTGCCGCCTGGCTTGGCAGTAACTTCCAGCACATCCCGATGCTCACCCCGACAGCAACCGACGACGGCATTGCGAAGATGGGCCCGAACATTTTCCAGGTGAACATCACCATGGATAACCTGGCAAAGAGCATCGCCGACTTCGCTACCAAGTGCCTGAACATCCGCGAATACGCCATCTTAAGCCCGCTCGGTGGCTATGGCGCCTCGATGTCGCAGAGCTTTACCACCGCCGTCGAACGTCGCGGCGGCTCCGTGATTGCCTTCCGTAACTATGAAGAAGGCCGCCCCGACTACAAGACCGAATTCAGCCTGCTTCGCGACGTGCGATTCAAGCAGTTGAACCGCCGCCAGAACATTGCCCGCGGTGCCTCCGATCTCGACGCCGTGAACGCCAAGGAACGCCGCTTCTACATGCAGGATTCTACGTTCAACATTCCGGGCATCTTCATTCCGGCAACGAACCCGGGCGATGCCGGCCTCATGGCGGGCCAGGTGGCCTTTAACAAGATTTCGGGAACGTTGCTGGGTGCTTCCGGCTGGTACGGCCGCGAACTTTTGATCCAGGGCAAGCGCCAGGTCGACAGTTCTTACTTTAGCGTGCCTGCCATGGACATGGGCGGCAACAACGACGGCCTCAAGAAATTCGTGAGCGACTTCAAGGAACGCTGGGGTGCAGAACCCGGCGAAGACCGAGTCAGCGGACTCAGCTACGACGCCGCCAACATCGTGTTCAACTCCATGGCCAAGAACCCGAACAGCCTCACGAACCTGATTAACTACACTGCGAATTTCCAGGGCGTGTACGGCGAAATCAAGTTCAAGCGCGGCATGAACATGAACACCAAGATCGTGACCGTGAACAAGGGCAAGTTCGAAACCGTCGAAGGCTGCCCGGCGAAATAG
- a CDS encoding lipopolysaccharide assembly protein LapB, translating to MRFLKTIFFALATVCVAGEPLTLSLPKEQAELWSRATSATMALRYGEAFELSKQLRAENEGVGCVLENVVRISVYDDKGDTTALIKAGKYLESCKTGGLWDALRRFEIGYVQGETGHSVKGAMTTRSAAKAFEDSKELEARAFFAIYAYYIDKSFSWVPFKSDNRELYLATLDSASQKSERFWPLFLTPLIWMHYDKEDFATGLKLAERGLKRAPNHPVLLQIKADMLYRLKRYGEAADIYEKSAADYLKRTGKSIRYWCSALNLIRIYSDKGDKAKAEQWRKTLDDPKYNELKAWMPGSLMDDLKNRKLL from the coding sequence ATGCGATTCTTGAAGACGATCTTTTTTGCTTTGGCTACTGTTTGTGTTGCCGGCGAACCTCTTACGCTTTCGCTCCCCAAGGAGCAAGCCGAACTTTGGTCCAGAGCGACTTCTGCCACCATGGCGTTGCGCTATGGCGAGGCTTTTGAACTGTCCAAGCAGTTGCGAGCCGAAAACGAGGGTGTCGGCTGCGTGCTCGAAAACGTGGTACGCATTAGCGTGTACGACGACAAGGGCGATACGACTGCACTCATAAAGGCGGGCAAGTACCTGGAAAGCTGCAAGACCGGTGGACTTTGGGATGCATTGCGCCGTTTTGAAATCGGTTACGTACAGGGCGAGACGGGGCATTCGGTCAAGGGGGCCATGACGACGCGTTCTGCGGCTAAGGCATTCGAAGACTCCAAGGAACTCGAGGCCCGTGCCTTTTTTGCCATTTACGCCTACTACATCGACAAGAGTTTTAGCTGGGTGCCCTTCAAGTCGGACAACCGCGAACTTTACTTGGCCACTCTCGATAGCGCCTCGCAAAAGTCCGAACGATTCTGGCCGCTGTTCTTGACGCCGCTCATCTGGATGCATTACGACAAGGAAGACTTTGCGACAGGCTTGAAACTTGCCGAACGCGGTCTCAAGCGCGCGCCGAATCACCCGGTCCTGCTGCAGATCAAGGCCGACATGCTCTACCGCCTGAAGCGCTATGGCGAAGCGGCCGACATTTATGAAAAGAGTGCTGCCGATTACTTGAAGCGTACGGGCAAAAGTATCCGTTACTGGTGCTCGGCGCTGAACCTGATCCGTATCTACAGCGACAAGGGCGACAAGGCTAAAGCGGAACAGTGGCGCAAGACTTTAGACGATCCGAAGTACAACGAACTCAAGGCCTGGATGCCGGGTTCGCTGATGGATGACTTGAAGAATCGAAAGCTTCTTTAA
- a CDS encoding NYN domain-containing protein: protein MPRPLRIGFFLDGYTLKKVNDYYRNVHRFHSSLDFRSLRLWVEMQAIRYFEGDRYRKLEMESHYYHPYRDPHVYARNCEGVFRLEQTLMECGYSVHFNNPAETSCVGPNLSLMEDALLMAMYRKLDAVVLLSTQGEYAPLPDRLRLMGVPTLVLGWDFVYPKAKYKVRWKTDSCLRRTCAHYVAMEKIVDSDPNGGAPRGFFFQCEHPFDKGRNPRPKVAVGRNPQAPHRLN from the coding sequence ATGCCGAGACCGCTCCGTATAGGATTTTTCCTAGATGGTTATACACTCAAGAAGGTGAATGACTACTACCGCAACGTTCACCGGTTTCATTCTAGCCTGGATTTCAGGAGCCTTAGGCTCTGGGTTGAGATGCAGGCAATCCGCTACTTTGAAGGGGACCGTTACCGCAAACTGGAAATGGAATCCCATTACTATCACCCGTATCGCGATCCGCATGTGTATGCCCGTAACTGCGAGGGCGTGTTCAGGCTGGAACAGACCCTTATGGAATGCGGCTACAGCGTGCATTTCAACAACCCCGCAGAAACGAGTTGCGTGGGGCCGAACTTGTCGTTGATGGAAGATGCCTTGCTGATGGCCATGTACCGCAAGCTGGATGCGGTAGTGCTTTTAAGTACGCAGGGTGAGTATGCGCCGCTTCCGGACAGGCTCCGGCTCATGGGAGTGCCTACGCTGGTGCTGGGTTGGGATTTTGTCTATCCCAAGGCGAAGTACAAGGTCCGCTGGAAAACGGATTCGTGTTTGCGGCGGACTTGCGCCCATTACGTGGCGATGGAAAAAATCGTGGACAGCGATCCTAACGGGGGAGCCCCTCGCGGATTTTTCTTTCAGTGCGAACACCCTTTTGACAAAGGACGTAATCCTCGACCAAAGGTGGCGGTGGGGCGTAATCCTCAAGCGCCTCACCGCCTTAATTAA
- a CDS encoding ABC transporter substrate-binding protein, with product MLNFCGKMVAVASLGLFGAFWGILLGGCNNNDEPAKKKADCGELPALEFSKNLKVGRLCDENVAEIRSVVGRDTLVRRFKLGVAPQKIVALSSAQIGYMLRLGLENHIVGVGEGKYIADSVLYARVAAGQVAEVGVGSTISLEKLVALQPDLVMSFATGGGHDDYERIDALKLPLMLTSEWQEDSPLAKAEWIKLYGTMFGVEALADSIFEQSKRAYLQATRKEIPGHARDDNRACPRVLVGMSYGGVWYAPGGNSFTARLIKDAGGCYLWAADTSRELQFALEEIVKVADSVDVWVNPGMFGSPEELLAAEPRIKYIKAFKEKHVCQNDGRKGPGGGSDFYESAVAYPAEMLQNLQECIQTATKGADSARKGFEWYHNIFIF from the coding sequence ATGTTGAATTTTTGTGGAAAAATGGTCGCCGTCGCCTCCTTAGGGCTATTTGGGGCTTTTTGGGGGATCCTGTTGGGGGGCTGCAATAATAATGACGAACCGGCCAAGAAAAAGGCCGATTGTGGGGAACTGCCAGCCCTGGAATTCAGCAAAAACCTTAAAGTAGGCAGGCTTTGCGACGAGAATGTTGCCGAAATCCGTTCTGTCGTGGGTCGCGATACGCTGGTGAGGCGTTTCAAGCTGGGGGTGGCGCCCCAAAAGATAGTGGCCCTTTCTTCGGCACAGATAGGCTATATGCTGCGTCTTGGCCTTGAAAACCACATTGTGGGTGTGGGCGAAGGCAAGTACATTGCTGACAGCGTCCTGTATGCCCGGGTCGCTGCAGGCCAGGTGGCCGAGGTGGGGGTGGGTTCTACGATTTCTCTTGAAAAGCTGGTGGCGCTCCAGCCGGACTTGGTTATGAGCTTTGCCACGGGTGGAGGACATGACGACTACGAACGGATTGACGCCTTGAAGCTCCCGTTGATGCTTACGTCTGAATGGCAGGAAGATTCTCCTCTGGCGAAGGCGGAGTGGATTAAGTTGTACGGAACGATGTTCGGTGTGGAAGCTTTGGCGGATTCAATTTTTGAACAAAGTAAAAGAGCGTATTTGCAGGCTACGAGAAAGGAGATCCCGGGTCATGCCCGGGATGACAACAGGGCGTGTCCTCGTGTGCTTGTAGGCATGAGTTACGGCGGCGTGTGGTATGCTCCGGGCGGAAACAGCTTCACCGCGCGACTTATCAAGGATGCGGGAGGCTGCTACTTGTGGGCGGCGGATACCAGCCGGGAACTTCAGTTTGCGTTGGAAGAAATCGTGAAGGTGGCCGACAGTGTCGACGTGTGGGTGAATCCCGGGATGTTCGGGTCTCCGGAGGAATTGCTTGCCGCGGAACCCCGTATCAAGTACATCAAGGCGTTCAAGGAAAAACACGTGTGCCAAAACGACGGACGCAAGGGCCCTGGCGGCGGCAGCGACTTTTACGAGTCCGCAGTGGCTTACCCTGCCGAAATGCTTCAAAACCTGCAGGAATGTATACAGACGGCAACAAAAGGGGCTGATTCTGCCCGAAAGGGTTTTGAATGGTACCATAATATTTTTATCTTTTAG
- a CDS encoding Crp/Fnr family transcriptional regulator has translation MKTHTGIGDWIAANYELGTPFLQQVPRDCADYLLLNAQIREYEPGEIIINGGSIGDSFCVLQSGRAFICGELLADGHYNTLATLEAGTCFGEMSIICNEPTSNTVVAGEDGATVLHIPSDEFVKFLDKNPNIMVYLYKVVADRLRAKNKAFDEFERLSLLASAKVLPFIDFAQTLEKSRVTGTVMFECNGEKGFIAFQDGRICCAKCGKLAGPDALEKMLSWGDETLFKLDTHLMPDIVNINQMSDTTSLILDALRNIDEKQNAH, from the coding sequence ATGAAAACTCATACAGGTATTGGTGACTGGATTGCAGCCAACTATGAACTTGGGACACCTTTTTTGCAGCAGGTTCCCAGGGACTGTGCCGACTATTTGCTCTTGAACGCTCAGATTCGCGAATACGAACCGGGCGAAATCATTATTAATGGCGGGTCTATTGGCGATTCTTTCTGCGTGCTGCAGAGCGGTCGCGCTTTTATTTGCGGTGAACTTTTGGCCGATGGCCACTACAATACGCTGGCAACGCTTGAGGCGGGGACATGTTTTGGTGAAATGTCCATCATTTGTAACGAGCCCACAAGCAATACGGTTGTTGCGGGTGAAGATGGCGCCACGGTGCTCCACATTCCCAGTGACGAGTTCGTGAAGTTCCTGGACAAGAACCCGAACATCATGGTGTACCTGTACAAGGTGGTCGCCGACCGCCTGCGTGCAAAGAACAAGGCCTTCGACGAATTTGAAAGACTTTCGCTTCTTGCTTCGGCAAAGGTGCTCCCCTTTATCGATTTTGCGCAAACTTTGGAAAAGAGCCGCGTGACGGGAACGGTCATGTTCGAATGCAATGGCGAAAAGGGCTTTATCGCATTCCAGGACGGCCGAATTTGCTGTGCCAAGTGTGGCAAACTGGCAGGCCCAGACGCTCTTGAAAAGATGCTCTCCTGGGGCGACGAGACGTTGTTCAAGCTCGACACCCACCTGATGCCTGACATCGTGAACATCAACCAGATGTCCGACACCACGAGCCTGATTCTGGATGCGCTCAGAAATATTGATGAAAAACAAAATGCCCACTAA
- the purM gene encoding phosphoribosylformylglycinamidine cyclo-ligase, with the protein MNYADAGVSLARADEAMVGVKKSVRTTFNQGVLGDVGNFGGLFTLNHLGMKDPVLVSSVDGVGTKLKVDIEMGTHELPGQDIVNHCCDDILVQGARPLFFLDYVATGRLEPGVMDKLVAGMAKACRENDLVLIGGETAEMPGFYGPGDYDISGTIVGVVERENIIDGKKIKPGTIILGLPSTGLHTNGYSLARKVLFDVAGYKVDTMVDGMDKSIGEALAVPHRSYYPSLIDLCNKKIIQGLAHITGSGYQGNIPRILPDDVDVIIDRTTWNPPMIFKLIQQAGSVEKDEMYSTFNMGMGMLIFIDPADKAEVTAHLEAKGEKWVQIGEVVAGTKQVKFRD; encoded by the coding sequence ATGAATTACGCAGACGCAGGAGTGTCCTTGGCACGTGCCGACGAAGCAATGGTCGGTGTCAAGAAATCCGTACGTACTACATTCAACCAGGGCGTTTTGGGCGACGTGGGTAACTTCGGCGGCCTATTCACGCTGAACCACCTCGGCATGAAGGACCCCGTGCTCGTGAGCTCCGTGGACGGCGTGGGCACCAAGCTCAAGGTCGACATCGAAATGGGTACGCACGAACTTCCTGGCCAGGACATTGTGAACCACTGCTGCGATGACATTCTGGTGCAGGGTGCACGTCCGCTGTTCTTCCTGGACTACGTGGCTACCGGCCGCCTGGAACCGGGTGTCATGGACAAGCTCGTTGCCGGTATGGCAAAGGCCTGCCGCGAAAACGACCTCGTGCTCATCGGTGGCGAAACCGCTGAAATGCCGGGTTTCTATGGCCCCGGCGACTACGATATTTCCGGTACCATTGTGGGTGTCGTGGAACGCGAAAACATCATCGACGGCAAGAAGATCAAGCCGGGTACTATCATTCTCGGTCTGCCTTCTACCGGTTTGCATACAAACGGTTATTCTCTTGCCCGTAAGGTGCTTTTCGACGTGGCCGGCTACAAGGTCGACACCATGGTCGACGGTATGGACAAGTCCATCGGCGAAGCTCTCGCCGTGCCGCACCGCAGCTACTACCCGAGCCTCATCGACCTTTGCAACAAGAAGATTATCCAGGGCCTTGCCCACATTACGGGTTCGGGCTATCAGGGCAACATTCCGCGTATCTTGCCGGACGATGTCGACGTGATTATCGACCGCACCACGTGGAATCCTCCGATGATCTTCAAGCTGATCCAGCAGGCCGGCTCTGTTGAAAAGGACGAAATGTACTCTACCTTCAACATGGGTATGGGCATGCTCATCTTCATTGACCCGGCTGACAAGGCTGAAGTCACCGCACACCTCGAAGCCAAGGGCGAAAAGTGGGTGCAGATCGGCGAAGTCGTTGCTGGCACCAAGCAGGTGAAGTTCCGCGACTAA
- a CDS encoding DMT family transporter — protein MTPVRNNVALWHLLAIITITFWGTSFVSTKVLLNHGFTAVQVFSLRFAVTYLILLAASHKQFRSENWKHELILFICGITGCTLYFWTENTALTLSQSSNVSLIVCTNPLLIMILGGLIYKSERLGKRQILGCLITFIGMILVVLNGKFILKLSPVGDLLAFSAGLMWATFSLIIKQLNGKYSSLFITRKMFFYGTLSSIPAMIVEAHGSVSKALDIPWHHFTEPVVTLNFLCLTVFSSLFGYLIWNSVLKRLGVVLASNYGYAVPMVTMITATIALGEQITAVAIVGAVAIIAGMVMAEMKRKS, from the coding sequence ATGACTCCCGTACGCAATAATGTGGCCCTATGGCATTTACTCGCCATTATAACTATTACCTTTTGGGGGACGAGCTTCGTAAGCACAAAAGTGCTCTTGAATCACGGGTTCACGGCGGTGCAGGTTTTTTCGCTGCGCTTCGCGGTTACGTACCTGATTCTTCTGGCTGCAAGCCACAAACAGTTCCGTTCTGAAAACTGGAAACACGAACTGATTCTTTTTATTTGCGGCATTACCGGATGCACGCTCTATTTCTGGACAGAGAATACGGCTCTCACGCTTTCGCAGTCAAGTAACGTCTCGCTCATTGTCTGCACCAACCCATTGCTTATCATGATTCTCGGCGGACTCATTTACAAGAGCGAACGACTCGGCAAGCGGCAGATTCTCGGATGCCTCATCACGTTCATCGGCATGATACTTGTGGTCTTGAACGGAAAATTCATTTTAAAGCTTTCGCCTGTGGGTGATTTACTCGCCTTCAGTGCCGGGCTTATGTGGGCAACCTTTTCACTAATCATTAAACAACTAAACGGCAAATACAGTTCCCTGTTCATCACGCGCAAGATGTTCTTTTACGGAACGCTCTCCTCTATTCCCGCCATGATTGTCGAAGCCCACGGTAGCGTTTCAAAAGCCCTGGACATTCCGTGGCACCATTTTACGGAACCCGTTGTAACGCTCAACTTTCTATGTCTAACCGTATTCTCGTCGCTATTCGGCTATCTTATCTGGAACAGCGTTCTTAAGCGTTTGGGCGTCGTACTTGCAAGTAACTACGGCTACGCCGTCCCCATGGTGACAATGATTACGGCAACCATTGCCCTCGGCGAGCAAATCACCGCCGTTGCCATCGTGGGTGCGGTAGCGATTATCGCGGGCATGGTCATGGCCGAGATGAAACGGAAATCTTAG
- a CDS encoding FISUMP domain-containing protein gives MDFKKLSATSATLALGLTFVACDSDSSSGPQSDPAPTSSQENTPASSSDVTGALSSSSVNPLSSNTLKSSSSEMSVSSSSAECFTKGMANITMRNMERTSISCPNSYTIYDYDLQILYKCEGTALIEIDMPPCESDEPESSASVTAPAVDYGTLADSRDGKSYKTVKIGNLTWMAENLNFDNSATATGSIDSSFCYDGIPANCTKYGRLYQEYAATAVCPEGWRLPTADDWRDLTTTAKSEFGDNNGSLRAVGQWEDTIFGDNITATNASGFSAIPAGYRAKTGECDGEGKKAYFWGEDNMNHYAWILSNQYDMEKESMQRGYYAYAVRCVKD, from the coding sequence ATGGATTTCAAAAAACTTTCTGCCACCTCTGCAACACTTGCTTTGGGGCTTACGTTTGTCGCATGTGATTCTGATTCGTCTTCTGGACCGCAAAGCGATCCCGCACCGACAAGTTCACAAGAGAATACGCCTGCAAGTTCTAGCGATGTAACGGGTGCGCTTTCCTCTTCGTCAGTGAACCCACTTTCCAGCAATACACTAAAGTCGAGCAGCAGCGAGATGAGTGTATCCAGCAGTAGTGCCGAATGCTTCACGAAAGGCATGGCGAACATTACCATGCGCAATATGGAGCGTACTTCAATTTCTTGCCCGAACAGCTACACGATATACGATTACGACTTGCAGATTTTATACAAGTGCGAAGGTACTGCACTTATCGAAATCGACATGCCTCCTTGCGAAAGCGACGAACCTGAATCAAGCGCATCCGTGACCGCCCCCGCTGTAGATTACGGCACGCTCGCCGATTCCCGCGACGGCAAGAGCTACAAGACGGTGAAAATCGGCAACCTCACGTGGATGGCCGAGAACCTGAACTTTGACAACAGTGCTACAGCCACAGGTTCCATCGATTCCAGCTTCTGCTACGACGGTATTCCCGCGAACTGTACAAAGTACGGCCGCCTCTACCAGGAATACGCCGCGACGGCCGTGTGCCCCGAGGGTTGGCGCCTCCCCACTGCGGACGACTGGCGCGACCTGACCACAACGGCGAAGAGCGAATTCGGCGACAACAACGGCTCCCTGCGCGCCGTGGGGCAGTGGGAAGATACGATTTTTGGAGACAACATAACGGCTACAAACGCAAGCGGGTTCTCCGCTATCCCGGCAGGCTATCGCGCCAAAACGGGTGAATGCGACGGCGAAGGCAAAAAAGCCTATTTCTGGGGCGAAGACAACATGAATCACTACGCCTGGATACTCTCGAACCAGTACGACATGGAGAAGGAATCCATGCAGCGCGGGTATTACGCCTACGCTGTCCGTTGCGTCAAGGACTAA
- a CDS encoding DUF1653 domain-containing protein, which produces MSKAIAGHRYRHYKKESMVYTVVTADALDCESVEPLVVYRSEYETPEHPKGTLWVRDREDFESKVTLADGTVVDRFTEI; this is translated from the coding sequence ATGTCGAAAGCAATTGCCGGTCACCGCTATCGCCATTACAAAAAAGAATCAATGGTTTACACCGTCGTCACCGCCGACGCTCTAGATTGTGAATCGGTTGAACCGCTTGTCGTTTACCGCAGCGAATACGAGACTCCTGAACACCCGAAAGGAACTTTATGGGTGCGCGACCGTGAAGATTTTGAAAGCAAGGTGACGCTTGCCGATGGCACTGTCGTTGACCGCTTTACTGAAATTTAA